A window from Drosophila kikkawai strain 14028-0561.14 chromosome 2L, DkikHiC1v2, whole genome shotgun sequence encodes these proteins:
- the LOC108072520 gene encoding N-alpha-acetyltransferase 20 has translation MTCLREMQFDDLFKFNSLVFDALTEVYSLTFFVKHLLEFPGLSQIALAPGSEARRMGYIFGKKEYIGSMWDPQGHISALTVSSEYRRVGVATALMDYFYTALDLRGASSINLFLRCSNLVAYRLYCSLGYALQRTVLDYYPEPENAFEMRKYIRRPLEIQAPTAIR, from the coding sequence ATGACTTGTCTGCGAGAAATGCAATTTGACGATctattcaaattcaattcgttGGTCTTCGATGCCCTAACCGAGGTGTATAGTCTGACCTTCTTTGTAAAGCACCTTCTGGAATTTCCAGGGCTGTCACAGATTGCCTTGGCTCCCGGTTCCGAGGCCAGACGCATGGGATATATCTTCGGGAAGAAAGAGTACATAGGTAGTATGTGGGACCCGCAGGGCCATATTTCAGCGCTGACTGTTTCCTCGGAGTATCGACGTGTTGGCGTGGCCACTGCCTTGATGGACTACTTTTACACGGCCCTGGACCTCAGAGGCGCTTCCTCCATCAACCTGTTCTTGCGATGCAGTAACCTGGTTGCCTACCGCCTATACTGTTCCCTGGGCTACGCACTTCAGCGAACTGTGCTCGACTACTACCCGGAGCCGGAGAATGCTTTCGAAATGAGAAAGTACATACGACGGCCATTGGAGATTCAAGCACCAACGGCAATTAGGTAA
- the Naa20B gene encoding N-alpha-acetyltransferase 20 — translation MTTPRLFQLEDMFKFNHIVLDPLVEVYPLPFFLPKILEHPDLVLTAVAPDDRLVGFILGTRIVDSQEPRIIGDGNYQQSACHGHISALAVAHDYRRLGLGTRLMESLRQLLDRYKDPYVDLCVREKNHNAIDLYETLGYVKYRWLPQYYANDHGYDMRLPLASDVERRSLEGITRNKFYSFGNMIFHLLIIFVEGVRQILKSDTR, via the coding sequence ATGACGACACCTAGACTTTTCCAACTCGAGGATATGTTCAAGTTTAACCACATTGTGCTCGATCCTTTGGTGGAGGTGTATCCCTTACCATTCTTTCTTCCAAAGATATTGGAACATCCCGATCTGGTTCTCACAGCGGTGGCTCCTGACGACCGTCTCGTGGGCTTTATCCTGGGCACCCGAATAGTGGACTCCCAAGAACCCAGAATCATTGGTGATGGAAACTATCAGCAGAGTGCTTGCCACGGGCACATCTCTGCCTTGGCTGTGGCTCACGACTACCGGAGACTGGGCCTGGGCACTCGCCTGATGGAGAGTCTGAGGCAACTGCTGGACCGCTATAAAGACCCGTATGTGGACCTCTGTGTGCGCGAGAAGAACCACAATGCCATTGATCTGTACGAGACTCTGGGATATGTCAAGTACCGCTGGCTGCCTCAGTACTATGCCAATGATCATGGCTACGACATGCGGCTGCCCCTGGCAAGCGACGTGGAACGAAGATCTCTGGAGGGTATTACAAGGAACAAGTTCTACAGCTTTGGCAATATGATTTTCCACCTCCTGATAATCTTTGTGGAGGGAGTAAGGCAAATTCTTAAGAGTGACACACGGTAA
- the l(2)k05911 gene encoding serine proteinase stubble — MPSGNVPGIRRAISTRRVSRWRCFILYISQFIYGLPSSKRKQIGKITTTAARMFAFLRVLLLCVHLLHFKTISGADIPSPSDGVAGAPVLHQGDINSTPEAGLGGAANVTAEEISDEAAKDSSSLNLSRQRRQFFFDPNLLLWQAGLGGSGLPGGPGGWAPLEGSKCLTVRGQAGVCVRIDGCRQYYRVARQLTFVTLRQWPSNGGIGLNGNLCNFFDQLGRVNNGICCTDIDANSFGVFPLPSTTTTTTTEKPLVSADEADKVDGNAEEEENNEPPAEASQPEDPIDNANSVEDMPDFQDVNTIEGNAPEPSPDSEVQPEEVEVEQPVPVQPATPINPYQWPFGTFAGGVAQWPPPLPTHPPTTGGWPPPLPTHPPNHHYPTHPTTAGVPSTKRTTPRPSPITTKRPSYPSYPTAASTTTTTTRRPTSGNSPEGLPLQCGNKNPVSPDQERIVGGINASPHEFPWIAVLFKSGKQFCGGSLITNSHILTAAHCVARMTSWDVAALTAHLGDYNIRTDFEVQHVSRRIKRLVRHKGFEFSTLHNDIAILTLSEPVPFTREIQPICLPTSPSQQSRSYSGQVATVAGWGSLRENGPQPSILQKVDIPIWANAECARKYGRAAPGGIIESMICAGQAAKDSCSGDSGGPMIINDGGRYTQVGIVSWGIGCGKGQYPGVYTRVTSLLPWVYKNIK; from the exons ATGCCATCGGGCAACGTGCCTGGCATTCGAAGAGCTATATCGACAAGGCGTGTTTCGCGGTGGCGGTGCTTTATACTGTATATCAGCCAATTTATATATGGTTTGCCCAGttcaaaacgaaaacaaattgGGAAGATAACAACAACCGCAGCAAGAATGTTTGCATTTTTGCGAGTTTTATTACTTTGTGTGCATTTGCTGCATTTTAAAACAATCTCTGGAGCAGATATCCCATCCCCATCGGACGGTGTGGCAGGAGCTCCTGTGCTGCACCAGGGTGATATAAATTCGACGCCTGAAGCAGGATTAGGCGGAGCAGCCAATGTCACTGCGGAGGAAATCAGCGATGAAGCGGCAAAGG ACTCCTCTTCGCTTAACCTTAGTCGGCAGCGTCGTCAGTTCTTTTTCGATCCTAATCTGCTGCTATGGCAGGCGGGTCTAGGTGGCTCTGGTTTACCTGGTGGCCCCGGAGGTTGGGCTCCCCTAGAGGGCTCCAAGTGCCTCACGGTCCGGGGCCAGGCAGGTGTCTGTGTTCGGATTGACGGATGCCGACAGTACTACCGAGTAGCCCGCCAGCTGACCTTTGTTACCTTGCGCCAGTGGCCGTCGAACGGTGGCATCGGTCTCAATGGAAATCTTTGCAATTTCTTTGATCAATTGGGTAGAGTCAATAATGGAATTTGCTGCACGGACATCGACGCCAATTCCTTTGGAGTGTTTCCACTGCCAAGCACAACGACCACGACAACCACCGAGAAGCCTCTGGTTTCGGCTGATGAGGCAGATAAAGTAGATGGAAATGCAGAGGAAGAAGAGAACAATGAGCCACCTGCGGAAGCTTCGCAACCTGAGGATCCCATTGATAATGCGAATAGCGTAGAGGATATGCCGGATTTCCAGGATGTTAACACCATCGAAGGTAATGCCCCAGAGCCGAGTCCCGATTCCGAAGTCCAGCCggaggaagtggaagtggagcAACCGGTACCTGTACAGCCAGCCACTCCGATCAATCCTTACCAATGGCCCTTTGGTACCTTTGCGGGAGGAGTGGCCCAGTGGCCGCCACCGTTGCCCACGCATCCGCCCACCACAGGTGGCTGGCCTCCGCCGTTGCCCACGCATCCGCCAAACCATCATTATCCCACGCACCCGACCACCGCTGGAGTTCCGAGCACGAAGCGCACCACACCGCGTCCTAGTCCCATTACCACCAAGAGACCCAGCTACCCGAGCTATCCAACAGCGGCGTCAACAACCACGACAACCACACGCCGCCCGACGAGTGGCAACAGTCCGGAGGGCCTGCCGCTGCAGTGTGGCAATAAGAACCCGGTGTCGCCCGACCAGGAGCGGATTGTGGGTGGCATTAATGCCAGTCCTCACGAGTTTCCCTGGATAGCAGTGCTCTTCAAGTCCGGCAAGCAGTTCTGCGGCGGCAGTCTCATCACCAACAGTCACATCCTCACCGCCGCTCACTGTGTGGCACG catGACCTCGTGGGATGTTGCGGCTCTGACTGCTCATTTGGGCGACTACAATATTCGGACAGATTTTGAGGTGCAGCACGTTTCTCGAAGGATTAAGCGCTTGGTGCGCCACAAGGGATTCGAGTTTAGCACGTTG CACAATGACATTGCCATACTTACGTTGAGCGAGCCCGTACCCTTCACCCGTGAGATCCAGCCCATCTGCCTTCCTACCTCGCCCTCGCAGCAGTCGCGTTCGTACAGCGGCCAGGTGGCCACGGTGGCGGGTTGGGGCAGCCTCCGGGAGAACGGACCTCAACCATCGATTCTTCAAAAGGTCGATATACCCATCTGGGCGAATGCAGAGTGCGCCAGGAAATACGGAAGAGCAGCGCCTGGCGGCATCATAGAGTCCATGATTTGTGCTGGCCAAGCGGCCAAGGATTCCTGCAGT gGTGACTCCGGTGGTCCAATGATCATCAATGACGGCGGACGTTATACCCAAGTGGGGATTGTTTCCTGGGGCATTGGCTGTGGCAAAGGACAATATCCTGGCGTATATACTCGTGTCACGTCCCTGCTGCCTTGGGTTTACAAgaatattaagtaa